From the Opitutia bacterium genome, one window contains:
- a CDS encoding response regulator transcription factor gives MNYTFAICSHETLLRQALVGCLERDARARCVAEFSPSMGLDRIPVGTDLLLLDVDGPEEIFLRKLQVIVGARHIRRVLLLTGTTGGYAAHLVWMNNWHGLVHKSDAISAVRESIERVLKGGISLSPNAGVYERIDFSRVLSEREVELLREMARHEDMKLVAHRVGLTAATVRTHRRNIFRKLNLRTQASLVRFALRSGLLSLHAFIARE, from the coding sequence ATGAACTACACTTTTGCGATCTGCTCTCACGAGACGCTCTTGCGGCAAGCGTTAGTGGGCTGTTTAGAGCGCGATGCCCGCGCCCGATGCGTCGCGGAGTTTTCACCGAGCATGGGTCTGGATCGAATCCCGGTGGGCACGGATTTGTTGCTGCTAGATGTCGATGGTCCCGAAGAAATATTCCTGCGCAAATTGCAGGTGATCGTTGGCGCCCGTCATATCCGGCGTGTGCTGTTGCTGACGGGAACGACGGGGGGCTATGCCGCTCACTTGGTTTGGATGAACAATTGGCACGGCCTGGTGCACAAGTCCGATGCGATCTCGGCGGTGCGTGAGTCGATCGAACGAGTTCTAAAGGGCGGCATTTCGCTGAGTCCAAACGCGGGAGTTTACGAGAGAATAGATTTCTCCCGTGTGCTCTCCGAACGGGAAGTCGAGCTGTTGCGCGAAATGGCGCGTCATGAGGATATGAAGCTCGTCGCACACCGTGTAGGCCTAACCGCGGCGACCGTGCGAACTCACCGAAGAAACATCTTCCGCAAATTGAATCTTCGAACCCAGGCGAGCCTGGTGCGATTCGCACTGCGCTCCGGCCTTCTGTCGCTCCATGCGTTCATCGCGCGTGAGTGA